From Hirundo rustica isolate bHirRus1 chromosome 1, bHirRus1.pri.v3, whole genome shotgun sequence, a single genomic window includes:
- the LOC120758134 gene encoding lymphocyte antigen 6E-like has translation MRAPLVTLLAAVLCVEQVYPFMCYTCQEQESNKDCLTISMCAEEDKHCVTIRKDVGTKPNKPKYIISKMCSPTCPETGQQQTQSSQNISCCEKPLCNVNGVSGRQSSHGVMSLGVLASVAYIFAYGL, from the exons ATGAGGGCTCCTCTTGTCACCTTGCTGGCTGCTGTCCTCTGTGTGGAACAAG tTTATCCATTCATGTGCTACACCTGCCAAGAGCAGGAGTCCAACAAGGACTGTTTGACCATTTCCATGTGTGCCGAGGAGGACAAACACTGCGTGACCATCCGGAAGGACGTCGGGACAA AGCCCAACAAGCCTAAATACATCATCTCCAAGATGTGCTCTCCGACATGTCCAGAAACCGGTCAGCAACAAACCCAAAGCTCCCAGAACATTTCCTGCTGTGAGAAACCCTTGTGCAACGTGAACGGAGTCAgcggcaggcagagcagccacgGGGTGATGTCCCTGGGCGTCCTGGCCAGCGTCGCTTACATCTTTGCATACGGATTGTGA